The proteins below are encoded in one region of Candidatus Saganbacteria bacterium:
- the dxs gene encoding 1-deoxy-D-xylulose-5-phosphate synthase produces the protein MLLDRLDLPSDLKKLSGPELDELAKDIRTVIIDTVSRNGGHLSSNLGSVELSIALHTIFDSPSDKIIWDVGHQSYAHKILTGRLKQFGTLRLYDGISGYPSSEESEHDQFTTGHASTAISSAIGLAKARDLLGKDYKVVAAIGDGSLSGGLSLEAINNAMNLKSNLVIILNDNEMSISKNVGALAEYFTKVRMNPIYTKTKARVEKLVKKIPKIGMPMFKIAEKLKNRMKNFIINFQTEVIVEEFGIQYLGPIDGHNITLLMSALSFAKEVQRPILLHILTKKGKGYPPAEKNPTKFHGVAAFDVKTGEPLVKSLPATYTEIFGKTVLRLGLKDPNIVAVTAAMVEGTGLDEFAKAYPDRFYDVGIAEEHSVIFAAGLAKGGMVPVCAIYSTFLQRSYDQIFHDVCLQNLHVVFCMDRAGVVGDDGPTHNGVFDLAYMRHLPNMVVMAPKDENELQHMIFTAINHDGPISLRYPKTKITGVKMDGELKKIEIGKGEIVYKSEIRNPKSETILIISIGSMVHPSIEAAKMLEKDAVSATVINSRFVKPLDRDLIVKEAKEAGQIVTVEEGCLQGGFGSAVLELLEEEKIIKPVKRIGLPDKFIEAGKRDFILEKYGLYSQGIAGTIRRSQA, from the coding sequence TTGTTGCTTGACAGACTTGATCTTCCGTCCGACCTAAAAAAACTGTCCGGTCCCGAGCTGGATGAGCTTGCGAAAGACATCAGGACGGTGATAATTGATACAGTTTCAAGGAACGGCGGCCACCTGTCTTCCAACCTGGGCTCCGTCGAGCTTTCGATCGCGCTGCACACGATCTTTGATTCCCCCTCCGATAAGATCATCTGGGACGTAGGCCATCAGTCATATGCGCACAAGATATTGACCGGAAGGCTAAAGCAGTTCGGTACCCTGAGGCTGTATGACGGGATAAGCGGATACCCCTCTTCGGAGGAAAGCGAGCATGACCAGTTCACGACCGGGCACGCCAGCACTGCCATTTCGTCCGCCATAGGGCTTGCCAAGGCGAGAGATCTTTTAGGAAAAGATTATAAAGTAGTCGCGGCCATAGGGGACGGATCGCTGTCGGGAGGACTTTCTCTTGAAGCGATCAATAACGCGATGAACCTGAAGAGCAACCTCGTCATCATCCTTAATGACAACGAGATGTCCATATCAAAGAATGTCGGGGCCCTTGCCGAATATTTCACAAAAGTGCGGATGAACCCGATCTACACCAAGACCAAGGCGCGCGTAGAAAAATTGGTAAAAAAGATCCCTAAGATCGGGATGCCTATGTTCAAGATCGCCGAAAAATTGAAGAACAGGATGAAAAACTTTATCATAAACTTCCAGACCGAGGTGATCGTCGAAGAGTTCGGCATACAATACCTCGGGCCTATTGACGGGCACAATATAACCCTGCTGATGAGCGCCCTTTCATTTGCAAAAGAGGTGCAGAGACCCATACTTCTTCATATCCTTACAAAGAAAGGGAAAGGATACCCTCCCGCGGAAAAGAACCCGACTAAGTTTCACGGTGTTGCAGCGTTCGATGTAAAGACCGGTGAGCCTCTGGTAAAAAGCCTGCCGGCGACATATACAGAGATATTCGGGAAGACTGTCCTGCGCCTGGGTTTAAAGGATCCAAATATCGTGGCAGTGACAGCCGCGATGGTCGAGGGTACCGGACTTGACGAGTTCGCGAAAGCTTATCCTGACAGATTTTACGATGTCGGCATAGCGGAGGAGCACTCGGTGATCTTTGCGGCCGGCCTGGCAAAAGGCGGGATGGTCCCGGTGTGCGCGATCTACTCGACTTTTCTGCAGAGGTCTTACGACCAAATATTCCATGATGTCTGCCTGCAGAATCTCCATGTCGTTTTCTGCATGGACAGGGCGGGGGTGGTAGGGGATGACGGGCCTACGCATAACGGCGTGTTCGATCTCGCGTATATGAGACACCTGCCGAACATGGTCGTGATGGCGCCGAAGGATGAGAATGAACTGCAGCACATGATCTTTACGGCGATAAATCACGATGGTCCGATATCGCTCAGGTACCCGAAAACGAAGATTACCGGTGTAAAAATGGACGGTGAGCTTAAGAAGATAGAGATAGGAAAAGGAGAGATAGTTTATAAATCCGAAATCCGAAATCCGAAATCCGAAACGATTTTGATCATATCTATCGGTTCAATGGTACACCCTTCGATAGAAGCGGCAAAGATGCTTGAAAAGGACGCTGTAAGCGCCACTGTCATCAATTCCCGGTTTGTAAAACCTCTTGACAGGGATCTTATCGTGAAAGAAGCGAAAGAAGCCGGTCAGATAGTCACCGTCGAAGAAGGATGCCTCCAGGGTGGTTTCGGCTCCGCGGTCCTCGAGCTACTTGAAGAAGAAAAGATAATAAAACCGGTGAAGAGGATCGGCCTTCCCGACAAGTTCATCGAAGCGGGAAAAAGAGATTTTATTTTAGAAAAATACGGATTGTACTCTCAGGGGATCGCCGGGACGATAAGAAGATCACAGGCCTGA
- a CDS encoding divergent PAP2 family protein, which translates to MKVLFEILKNYPLMSSLLAMFLGQAFKIVYYYMIDKKLEWRHFLESGGMPSAHSAMATSLAVSVGIWNGWCSSQFAISVAFSCIVMYDAVGVRRATGAQSIVLNRILEDLYKSGRISSEKLHEFMGHTPLEVLAGLIFGLIISLLMYFGVYSFVA; encoded by the coding sequence ATGAAGGTGCTTTTTGAGATACTGAAGAACTATCCTCTGATGTCCTCGCTTCTGGCCATGTTCCTTGGCCAGGCGTTCAAGATCGTCTACTACTATATGATCGACAAAAAACTTGAATGGCGCCATTTTTTAGAATCCGGAGGGATGCCTTCAGCGCACTCCGCCATGGCAACTTCTCTCGCCGTCTCGGTCGGCATCTGGAACGGCTGGTGCTCGTCGCAGTTCGCGATCTCAGTGGCTTTTTCCTGCATAGTGATGTATGACGCCGTGGGAGTGAGGCGCGCGACCGGTGCCCAGTCGATAGTACTTAACAGGATACTCGAGGACCTTTACAAGTCAGGCAGGATAAGCAGTGAAAAACTTCATGAGTTCATGGGCCATACGCCTCTCGAGGTCCTTGCCGGCCTGATATTCGGTCTGATAATATCTTTGCTTATGTATTTTGGAGTATACTCCTTTGTTGCTTGA
- a CDS encoding polyprenyl synthetase family protein: protein MTEFFFDIKAYLNDKKQVIDKSLEHLLPDDDSVLSQAMRYSVLSSGKRFRPILVLASASAVGGKEEDVMTTACAIEMIHAFSLVHDDLPSMDDDDLRRGLPSCHKKFGEATAILAGDALLIRAFEVLAKLPYSVNIAVKKFSGIIGVISKAAGCAGMTGGQSLDLISEGAVPGKEWLLEIHRKKTAELLMASCYAGAKVAGAKKWQIECLKKYAYHTGMAFQIKDDILDVSGDPQETGKPSMSDKKKEKITFPSVFGLEASMEMLLKEKESALKALKKFDKSADPLREMAKFAAERNN, encoded by the coding sequence ATGACAGAATTCTTCTTTGATATAAAAGCATATCTGAACGACAAAAAACAGGTGATCGACAAAAGCCTTGAACATCTGCTTCCGGATGATGATTCTGTCCTGTCACAGGCCATGAGGTACAGCGTTCTCTCTTCGGGAAAGCGTTTCAGGCCGATACTGGTGCTTGCCAGCGCCTCGGCTGTCGGAGGAAAAGAAGAGGACGTCATGACGACCGCGTGCGCCATCGAGATGATACATGCTTTTTCCCTTGTCCACGACGATCTCCCTTCGATGGATGATGACGATCTTAGAAGAGGTCTTCCTTCCTGCCATAAGAAATTCGGCGAGGCGACGGCGATCCTGGCCGGGGACGCGCTTTTGATCAGGGCGTTCGAAGTGCTTGCTAAGCTTCCGTACAGCGTCAATATTGCCGTAAAGAAATTTTCCGGTATTATCGGCGTTATTTCAAAAGCTGCGGGATGCGCCGGCATGACGGGAGGGCAATCACTGGACCTTATCAGCGAAGGTGCCGTGCCCGGCAAAGAATGGCTGCTTGAGATCCACAGAAAAAAGACCGCGGAACTCCTGATGGCAAGCTGTTATGCGGGAGCAAAAGTGGCCGGTGCAAAAAAATGGCAGATAGAATGCCTGAAAAAATATGCCTATCACACCGGAATGGCATTCCAGATAAAAGATGATATACTTGATGTGAGCGGAGACCCTCAGGAGACCGGAAAACCTTCAATGTCCGACAAAAAGAAGGAGAAGATCACGTTCCCTTCGGTCTTCGGACTTGAGGCCTCCATGGAAATGCTCCTGAAAGAAAAAGAATCAGCGCTAAAGGCACTGAAAAAGTTCGATAAGTCGGCCGACCCGTTGAGGGAAATGGCAAAATTTGCAGCGGAAAGGAACAATTAA
- the hisF gene encoding imidazole glycerol phosphate synthase subunit HisF has protein sequence MLAKRIIPCLDVKEGRVVKGINFVNLADAGDPVSLAKVYDKEGADELCFLDITASHEKRGVMIDVVRRVAEEVFIPFTVGGGISDLDAIREILSSGADKVSINTAAVNDPGLITASAARFGSQCIVIAIDAKHVTSSRPKDIKKWEVYTHGGRTPTGIDAVEWAKKAEKFGAGEILLTSMDRDGTKIGYDIELTRAVSESVNIPVIASGGAGTLEHINDILTDGRADAALLASLLHYGQLRIKDIKQYLSKNGVAVR, from the coding sequence ATGCTTGCAAAAAGAATAATCCCCTGCCTTGATGTAAAAGAGGGGCGCGTGGTGAAAGGCATCAATTTTGTGAACCTTGCCGATGCAGGGGACCCCGTCTCGCTCGCTAAAGTTTACGACAAAGAAGGCGCGGACGAACTGTGTTTCCTTGACATCACGGCATCTCATGAAAAAAGAGGCGTGATGATCGATGTTGTAAGGAGGGTGGCCGAAGAAGTGTTCATCCCGTTCACGGTGGGCGGCGGGATAAGCGATCTGGACGCTATAAGAGAGATACTGTCTTCAGGTGCCGACAAAGTATCGATAAATACTGCGGCAGTGAACGATCCCGGATTGATCACCGCTTCGGCAGCGAGGTTCGGCTCGCAGTGTATCGTGATCGCTATCGACGCGAAACATGTCACTAGCAGCAGACCGAAAGACATAAAGAAATGGGAAGTGTACACGCACGGCGGAAGGACGCCGACCGGTATAGATGCCGTAGAATGGGCAAAAAAGGCGGAAAAGTTTGGGGCTGGCGAGATACTTCTGACCAGCATGGACAGGGATGGGACAAAGATCGGATATGATATAGAACTGACAAGGGCAGTATCTGAAAGCGTGAACATCCCGGTGATAGCATCCGGCGGGGCGGGAACGCTTGAGCACATCAATGATATTTTGACCGATGGCAGGGCTGATGCCGCTCTGCTCGCTTCTCTGCTGCATTACGGGCAGTTGAGGATCAAGGATATAAAGCAGTATCTGTCAAAAAATGGAGTGGCGGTCAGATGA
- a CDS encoding polysaccharide deacetylase family protein, with the protein MQKVIWKGPADKKEIALTFDDGPKPEYSQKVLDILTRYTVKATFFVVGKEAKDFPDIIMRMNDEGHEIGNHTYTHRNISVMPEEALKKELTKTNTVIFDITGKYPGLFRPPGGDFVFRTRSVASKCGLRQVNWSVNAGDFVKMTRDFDLDEDYEKTGRKLADSVIAKAGNGDIILFHNGSEETIRALPLIIESLRAKGYEFVTVSKMMSKGKS; encoded by the coding sequence ATGCAAAAAGTCATCTGGAAAGGCCCCGCGGATAAAAAAGAGATCGCATTGACCTTTGATGACGGGCCCAAGCCGGAATATTCCCAGAAAGTGCTGGACATCCTGACAAGATACACGGTCAAAGCCACTTTCTTTGTCGTCGGCAAAGAAGCAAAGGATTTTCCCGACATAATAATGAGGATGAACGACGAAGGCCACGAGATAGGAAATCACACATACACTCATAGGAATATTTCCGTCATGCCCGAAGAAGCCCTGAAGAAAGAACTGACAAAGACGAATACCGTGATATTTGACATAACCGGTAAATATCCCGGACTTTTCAGGCCTCCGGGAGGTGATTTTGTTTTCAGGACGAGATCTGTCGCGTCGAAATGCGGCTTGCGGCAGGTAAACTGGTCCGTCAACGCCGGCGACTTCGTGAAGATGACCCGCGATTTTGATCTCGACGAGGATTACGAAAAGACCGGAAGAAAACTCGCTGACAGCGTGATAGCGAAAGCGGGTAACGGGGATATCATCCTTTTCCATAACGGCAGCGAGGAGACGATCAGGGCGCTCCCGTTGATAATCGAAAGCCTGAGGGCAAAAGGTTACGAGTTCGTGACCGTATCAAAAATGATGTCAAAAGGAAAAAGTTAA
- a CDS encoding methylated-DNA--[protein]-cysteine S-methyltransferase: MIKLQDMGVTQRKTFTYAIFKMPAGYMAAIRTYKGLYSIILPKKTPSELIETVKKTFKKIRKYSASFGGLKKKLKRYFAKKRVRFNYRLDLEGFSDFDKKVFAVTATIPRGQTRSYSWVARLIGDTNFSRAVGQALSRNRLPVVIPCHRVVGKKDFGGFSYGMDNKRLLLNAEGRLW; encoded by the coding sequence ATGATAAAATTACAGGATATGGGAGTAACTCAGCGAAAGACATTCACATACGCGATATTTAAAATGCCCGCGGGGTATATGGCCGCTATCAGGACATATAAAGGATTGTATTCCATAATACTCCCCAAAAAAACGCCGTCCGAGCTGATAGAAACGGTCAAAAAGACATTCAAAAAAATAAGGAAATATTCCGCTTCGTTTGGCGGGCTCAAAAAAAAATTAAAAAGGTATTTCGCAAAGAAAAGAGTCAGGTTCAATTATCGTCTTGATCTTGAAGGTTTCTCGGATTTTGACAAAAAAGTGTTCGCGGTAACGGCGACTATCCCGAGGGGACAAACGCGCTCGTACAGCTGGGTAGCGCGCCTTATCGGCGATACAAATTTCTCAAGGGCCGTGGGCCAGGCGCTTTCAAGGAACAGGCTTCCGGTAGTAATACCCTGTCACAGGGTCGTGGGCAAGAAGGACTTCGGCGGGTTTTCATACGGAATGGACAACAAGAGATTACTGTTGAATGCGGAAGGACGCCTGTGGTAA